The window ctacaTGGATTACTGTATACCGGCCAGAAAACTCCGTTGCGACGTGTTACTTACCAACGCGCTACGGATACCAACTAAAATGATATGGCATGAATTCGTCTCTTTTTACACGGAAGTGGCTTTAATGAGATTGCGGTTGCAACACGTGTAGTCCTTACCTGCTATTAGCTAAGTACAGGATCAGGAAGTGCACTCTCAGTGGATGAGTTTGACCTCTGGTTTTGGAAAAATAGAATACAGTACTCTAGATATATTTTTTATGATTTCACTAACTTGCGATTACTCCACTAGATCACTGTGCCGGACCAAAACGGCTCACCTAGTTATGACAGTGTACAGgacatatcatattatattgTGTAGTGacgtaagttaattaattctgtGTACTCTGAGCCACTTAGCCTTCTTTCCTAGCTAGGCATATATCGTACAAGCTCccatgcccggcttcgcctaggtaatagtttaatcacagaaattattgatttgcagacactgtttgctattaatgacagacagacaggacagacagacagacagacagacagacagaaagataggtcgcttttataggtagagattatagcagaaactatctaaaaatgcgtttgatggttggcgAGGCAGaggggggtgtagccaggtcacgtacagtttgtaaaaagagatctttgtagatttccaaactgTCTGCTGCATAGTGTTGGTTATCATCCCTGTGCAAAAAAAGTTCCAATCACAGCACAGaccaattacactaacttaTGCCCTTGTCAGCTCTAAAGGCATATCAAGTGCGTTGACATCTGTGACATCTTTATTTGAACGTAATTATTGGCAGTGTGAACCATCCTCTAGAGACATCGCCACTTCTCTACGCTGCAGGGAGTGCATACCGTCCGATGTCAGGAACGGGCCGTCCGATGTcccgtgcaatacttacccggataatccgatccccgtatataactaatgccgactctcgccatttcgacagtctcgTTGAAGTGaataaaaatgtcgcgtatacacttgcaatcgtatagcactcccggatattgcgctgtcgAAATGAAGTCACCTGCAGTTAGACAAATCCATCAGAGCAGAACtgaaagtcacatgcagtactcacccggaGAATCCGTTCCCTGTATCTGAcaaagtcacgactcgtaccgactctcgtcatttcgacagtcccgctgaacgtcgtctcttcgaagacgttgctggcgtttcggggaacaggtgcattaaacaaggcagctcttcgaccttcgtagactggcaaacgactgtgggcgtattttttcaagacccggatatcagcaaaactATCTTCCGTTTGCCAGCGTCGCCCGGAATAAACGATACGCTAAGCGCGTACCATCCGACGTCGgcaacgggcagtctaaattcggcggagatacgatgcgccgttccggagatattcgcgagcgagcggaagcgagtgcgacaggcgggaaatggcgtcgtcgtgagagaagtcaggaagacgaccacagtctcactttcgactgcaatgaattcggcgtgcgcaaGCCAAATTCGgtcgagatcggactcgccgtttttgagaaacgctccaacagacggacacacagacagacagacacctctcctttatatatatatatatatatatatatatatatatatatattgctcTATCCTAAAAGTTTGAAACCCGGATAAACGGAAATCCAAGCTCTAGCGGTTTTGaacggtatatatatatagtttacTTTAATTTTTTGTGACCTAGGGTAAGCGAGATTTAGCAGATTTACATGTAGaaagtgaacgcgaacagagtTTTTAGTAGTATAGAGCTTAGTACAGGGATGTCCAGACATACATATAGCTACCCTGTCACGCCTCGACTAGATTACCTAGATACCTCTCGAGATTTCTTGCCACATTGGCTTGTCTTAGGTCTAACATACATTCTCTTTCTTCCGTCCGTCTTCTCTTCTGCTGTAATTAATAGTGGGTGGTATACCCTGGTAACAATTTTCTGAATACCCAGGTGTTGTGCCCCTTTTCTCCACTAAATGTAACGAGAGTATGTACAGGGTCAAGAGGCCAGAAAGAAACTGTATTGCTATCTGTGCACTACAGTGAGGTACCGGAAGTAAGCGGTGCTGAAGTACTCTACACTATTTAGGCTGCCTTGAGGTCATTGTGTAGTCAGGAATTACAGTTATAGTTGGTAAACGAGAGTAATTATACAAGAACACGTCGTACAATAGATTATTAGATAGCCATTTTGCTGGAAAAACTGCTCTCTTGGCACTATCCTTAGACCACACCTTTTTAGCTCGCACTAGGCCCGACCACATTTGAAATGCTCCCTAGGGGCCTGAATTATGGTCACTTgcctgtgtgcatgtttgttctTTACCATGTGTTTCAGTGTGCATTTCTACTGTCTGTGCAGGTAATCAGTGGTGATTGATGATCCAGCAGGAAACAGTTATGTGCAAGTGAGCATTTTCGACTCTCTCATTTTATCAGAAATATTGTAACACGTTCGACAGAATTCATGACGCAAGTGCATGACCCTCACATTGTAGTTTAGTCTCTTGTAGCCAGACGGCTGCTCTCTTCCCATGTAAGGCTGGTAGACCTAGACggctctgtgtgtctgttagcGAGCAGAAAGTGGTCTGGCTACATGAGACTACTGCAGTTTGTACTTTGCGATAACTGCTATTATTGATTTCAGCAGAACTCTGAAAATGCTCTATTCAACTGCACTCTAAAAGGATAAAGATGAAAGAAGTGCAACGGGGACTAAGTGTGAGGAGATGTCACTCTGTGTTTTTTATCTGTGATTGCTCGTGTAGGTTCCAAGAGCAATAGACAGTTACAGAGTTACCAAACGTCTTAGAGTTCTGGCAGTCACTGGAAACAAGTAGGAACGTCTAAGTGTGAACAACAAAGGTTTTTCATTTCTATCACACACGTGTGCGCTGTGCAGTTTCCTTTAGGAAGACTACAGATATAgtaagattaattaaaataacaaacagatCATTTATCTATAAAAATGTTTCCTGATTTCTAGTGAGCCAGGTAAATGTTACTACACTAATGTTTCACTTCAGTCATAGCTTCCTGTTGGTGTGCAACTACCATTCAGTTTCTAAATAAGATAATAGAGTTTGTCAACGTTACACTGCCTGTATATATTCTTTCACATAAAACTCACCTTTAATTCATCTTCCACTTCCTTGTCTATAGGTGTGGGTATTCGATGACACGCCCTCAACAAATCCTTTGCCGTTCTGCTTTTCCCTACTTGTGTCCTCTTTGCCTTGATAACAGCCAGCAACTTTCCGGCTGCAGTTGGAATAGTATGAGTAGATGTTCTAATCTCATTGTCCTTCAGTCCCAACTCAAGTCCAATCTCATACCACTGACTCTGACCATGTATAATAACAGCAGGTTTTACAGCCTCAAATTCAGGCAAGATTCCTGCACACAAGGCATTATTACATAACCACGTAAATGGAATCGATATCGTTTTTGGTGTCCAAATACTACTGACTGATGGGATATCAACACACGAGCTTCTGTTACCACGATAGACTGCTACTGTAGCATAAATGGTTGAGTCAAATCTACTGCATGCTTCACCTGCCTACCTAAAGTATCACTAATGAATCACTGACTTGTTTGATTGCTGCATTCTTAGTTTTAACAGAAGATTTTACctgattgacaaaattgaCAGTATTCTTCTACTTCCAATTCTTTAGAGACCAGCAGGTCACCAAGACTATCTTCGAATAGCTCATCATCAACTAGTTGTGTTACTACAGTACGTGTCTCTCTGCTCTTTGCTTTTGCTTCCTTGATTTCCTCCTCAGAGTAAACAGCAACTTTTGCTTCTTTTGTTGTTACTGTGCCATCATTCCTTTTAGACTTGATGTGCAGCTCAAAATCCTCACTAGCAGCAATTGAAGATCTAGGGAGACGACTGATGCCAATAAGAGGATGGAAGCCAAGGAAAGGATGGATGACAATGACAGGACTGGTGTCATAATGATGCAGAGACACATGATGGAGAGATGTATCTGTAAAAGCACAATCTGCTGTCAAGCCGATTTTAACTGTTGGTGTGTCACTTTTCTCTGGTATTTCTACTGCAGTTTTTAGAAAACAAAGttataaaacaaaaaattaaaccCACATCATATTACCTTGAGCTACCGAATTTGACTTCGATAATGATATTTCCTTCTGATACAATTGTGCACATTCATACTCCAAACCCTTACGAGATGTTTCCCATCTACATTTAGCATTTACACTAAACGTAAAGAAAAACAATCCACCCTAGTCAACATCTTACACACAAAATGTCACTCACAGATCACAAAACTGTCTTAGTCCTAAGAGATGCCTCAGAAATGCAACTCCTGTTAAGGCAGCATACGTTTGGTAATAGTCTCGTTTGTCTGTAGTTCCATAGCCAGAGACGCCTTTCATCACCAGAGGCACACAATGAGGGAAAACATCTTTGCAGCGAGACATAAATTGATATGCCTCCACGTCAATTCCTTTCAATTTCCTGTTCGCGATTTGCTTATGGTACTGTTTCATCTCGAGATAATTCACAGTCACACCGCAAGTGCTACCAACCTCTCCCATCAATACATTGATCTCATCTGCTCGAGGAAACTCATATGCATTCTGTGCATACTCTTCTCCTCTTGCAGTGCACCTGACGATTCCTCCTTCAACGCTCACCCATCCCTTTGTGTTCACCATTTGCTCCAAAATACTGTTCAACGTTCTCTCATCCATTTCTTTCATTATCACCTCGCTTTTCAGTCTACTGAATAGATCTCTTGTGTGAACGCCGTAATTGCTCTTCATAACCTCATCCAACATCATCTCCTCTACATATCGAGGACTGGCGCGTCTCTCACTCTGTGGTATAGTCTCCAACCAGTCACTTCGCCCTCCCAGCCTGGCAATTGCTTGCTCAATGACCACGTCTACATCTTCAACCATCTTCTCTGGATCTCCATGAGCGAGGACCTCTCCATCACTTTGTTTCTCTCCCCCTCCTTCCGTCGACGTGCTAGTAGTGACTACCACCGTTCCATATTCAACTCCTCCGTGAACACGGTCAACACCAGAGCAAACGCCAGTCATCACAACCACGTCAACATCGAACAGACATGTCATTCGTTCTAGGAGAGGCATGGTGCACGCCTTGCCACCTACATCTGACTGCGCTATGAGCGCTACTGTGAGCGGACTGTTGTTCCAATTGCGACAAACGCGTAAACCATCGATCACCTCGATGTGATCGTTCGGCTCCACAAACGCGCTTTCAATTTCGTTCTCCAACACTCGACGTACCGCCTCCAGGTCTAGTGGGTCACCGAAGACAATGAGAACGTCAAAGTGATCGCGATACTGAGGCGTTTCGTGCTTGATCGATCCAAACATGTCGTCTAGCTAGAAGAATTTCCAAAATATGCTCACTAGTTTTCAATGTCCCGTATTTCCTTATAACAAATAGACCTTTCCCGAAGTCCTCAGTTCAAGGAAATAGAAAATAGGTATCTGCTATGAGTGTTTGCTTAGCACAAACTAAATTTCAAATGTTACGCATTTCTGTTATGTTTTCAACTGTGACAACAAGATCGACCTACATCACGCTCCGCCCCGTATGCTAATAGCCTGAAAGGGAACCTCTGGCGTATCTAATTACGTAATCACGCGTTTCAAAATTCTTCGAGTCCTTGCGAGATTGCCACAGATTGAGGAGCCTCCAGAACCTGCAGTACACTGTTCTAGGATGGGAAGACcgcttagctaattaggtaATCCAGAACGGCGATCGGTTAGAGTATATGTTTAGATCCATAATTTACATGCGCTATGGCTGCAATGCAACTGACTAACAGTTGGGACAGCCTATTTAGCTGTAAAGGCTTTCAGCAGTGATTGAtccatcattaattaattaaacctgaaCAAAAAGGACGTTGCATGATGTGGTATACAGTCCAGAAGAGGTATCAGGTCTCACAAATGTATTCAACATAGAAATTGACATTCGAAGTGTCCCTCTAGTTATAACAAATTTATAGTGCACAAATCTTATGCGAGATACTGTTCATCAGTTTTATTTTAGACTTTACTATATGCcacaaagtagagcaatcAACATTTGTGTCGATCCTGTACACATAGCAACCTGTCTA of the Corticium candelabrum chromosome 7, ooCorCand1.1, whole genome shotgun sequence genome contains:
- the LOC134181786 gene encoding uncharacterized protein LOC134181786 — protein: MFGSIKHETPQYRDHFDVLIVFGDPLDLEAVRRVLENEIESAFVEPNDHIEVIDGLRVCRNWNNSPLTVALIAQSDVGGKACTMPLLERMTCLFDVDVVVMTGVCSGVDRVHGGVEYGTVVVTTSTSTEGGGEKQSDGEVLAHGDPEKMVEDVDVVIEQAIARLGGRSDWLETIPQSERRASPRYVEEMMLDEVMKSNYGVHTRDLFSRLKSEVIMKEMDERTLNSILEQMVNTKGWVSVEGGIVRCTARGEEYAQNAYEFPRADEINVLMGEVGSTCGVTVNYLEMKQYHKQIANRKLKGIDVEAYQFMSRCKDVFPHCVPLVMKGVSGYGTTDKRDYYQTYAALTGVAFLRHLLGLRQFCDLVNAKCRWETSRKGLEYECAQLYQKEISLSKSNSVAQVEIPEKSDTPTVKIGLTADCAFTDTSLHHVSLHHYDTSPVIVIHPFLGFHPLIGISRLPRSSIAASEDFELHIKSKRNDGTVTTKEAKVAVYSEEEIKEAKAKSRETRTVVTQLVDDELFEDSLGDLLVSKELEVEEYCQFCQSGILPEFEAVKPAVIIHGQSQWYEIGLELGLKDNEIRTSTHTIPTAAGKLLAVIKAKRTQVGKSRTAKDLLRACHRIPTPIDKEVEDELKKLNGSCTPTGSYD